A window of the Brassica oleracea var. oleracea cultivar TO1000 chromosome C1, BOL, whole genome shotgun sequence genome harbors these coding sequences:
- the LOC106314232 gene encoding probable dolichyl-diphosphooligosaccharide--protein glycosyltransferase subunit 3B — protein MAISKELLSLLLLVFYLSSIASSSFSDPDSDSDLTNELVSLRSNSESGVIHLDDHGISKFLISSPTPRPYSILVFFDATQLHSKTELRLQELRREFGLVSATFLANNNGSDLNKIFFCEIEFSRSQSSFQRFGVNALPHVRLVTGSTSKLSDESGQMDQSDFARLAESMAEFVEQRTKLTVGPIQRPPFLSKAQISVIVALIVIATPFVIKRILKGETLLHDHRLWLSGAIFIYFFSVAGTMHNIIRKMPMFLQDRNDPNKLVFFYQGSGMQLGAEGFAVGFLYTVVGLLLAFVTNVLVRVRNLNVQRLVMLVALVVSSWAVKQVVYLDNWKTGYGIHAYWPSSWQ, from the coding sequence ATGGCGATCAGTAAAGAACTCTTATCTCTTCTACTCCTCGTATTCTATCTATCATCAATCGCATCATCATCTTTCTCAGATCCAGATTCCGATTCAGATCTCACCAACGAACTCGTTTCCCTCAGATCAAACTCCGAATCAGGCGTAATCCATCTCGACGACCATGGAATCTCCAAATTCCTCATCTCCTCTCCCACACCTCGTCCCTACTCAATCCTCGTCTTCTTCGACGCCACTCAACTCCACAGCAAAACCGAGCTCCGTCTCCAAGAGCTCCGCCGCGAGTTCGGCCTCGTCTCCGCCACCTTCCTCGCCAACAACAACGGATCCGATCTAAACAAGATTTTCTTCTGCGAGATCGAGTTCTCGCGGTCCCAATCTTCGTTCCAGCGATTCGGCGTCAACGCTCTCCCTCACGTCCGTCTCGTAACAGGTTCAACATCGAAACTAAGCGACGAATCTGGTCAAATGGATCAGTCTGATTTCGCGAGGTTAGCCGAATCCATGGCTGAGTTCGTCGAGCAGCGAACCAAGCTCACCGTCGGTCCGATCCAGCGTCCGCCGTTTCTTTCCAAGGCGCAGATCAGCGTCATCGTGGCGTTGATCGTTATCGCTACTCCGTTTGTCATCAAACGGATTCTGAAAGGAGAGACTCTTCTCCATGACCATAGGCTTTGGTTATCAGGCGCTATCTTCATCTACTTCTTCAGCGTCGCGGGAACAATGCACAACATTATAAGGAAGATGCCTATGTTTCTTCAGGATCGTAACGACCCGAACAAGCTTGTTTTCTTCTACCAAGGATCTGGGATGCAGCTTGGAGCTGAGGGATTCGCTGTGGGGTTCTTGTACACTGTCGTTGGGTTGCTCTTGGCGTTTGTTACTAATGTGCTTGTTCGAGTTAGGAACCTTAATGTTCAGAGACTGGTGATGCTTGTGGCTCTGGTTGTATCCTCCTGGGCTGTGAAGCAAGTTGTTTACTTGGATAATTGGAAGACTGGTTATGGGATTCATGCCTATTGGCCATCGAGTTGGCAGTGA
- the LOC106299236 gene encoding protein YLS9 codes for MHNKIGSLPVRSEPSARPISRHHSTSYIDRVRESLTTRVSKFICAIFLSLLLCLGIVFFILWISLRPHRPRVHIREFSLPGLGKTDGFETSHISFKITVHNPNKKVGVYYDSMEGSVYYKEKRVGSTKLIHPLYQDPKNTSLVEGDLRGPTMAVNKDRWKEMGRDRNQGKVVFRLDVVSVIGFKVYSWHSKMHRMHANCYIEVGWDGMLLSKTKDKRCPVYFT; via the coding sequence ATGCATAACAAGATTGGCTCTCTACCGGTCAGATCCGAACCATCAGCCCGACCCATATCCCGTCACCACTCAACGAGTTACATTGATAGGGTCAGAGAAAGCCTCACAACAAGAGTATCCAAATTCATATGTGCCATTTTCTTATCTCTTTTGTTATGTTTAGGCATTGTTTTTTTCATATTATGGATCAGTCTACGTCCTCACCGACCCCGTGTCCACATACGCGAGTTCTCTCTCCCCGGTTTGGGAAAAACCGACGGGTTTGAAACCTCTCATATAAGCTTCAAAATAACGGTTCATAACCCAAACAAAAAAGTTGGTGTTTACTACGACTCCATGGAAGGATCCGTTTACTACAAAGAGAAACGGGTCGGGTCGACTAAACTCATTCACCCATTATACCAGGACCCAAAGAACACAAGCTTGGTCGAAGGAGACTTACGTGGGCCCACAATGGCGGTGAATAAGGACCGTTGGAAGGAGATGGGACGAGACAGGAATCAAGGGAAGGTTGTGTTTCGTTTGGATGTGGTTTCCGTGATAGGGTTTAAGGTGTACTCGTGGCACAGTAAGATGCATAGGATGCACGCAAACTGTTATATCGAGGTCGGCTGGGATGGCATGTTGTTGAGCAAGACCAAAGACAAGAGATGTCCGGTTTATTTCACTTGA
- the LOC106341960 gene encoding chaperone protein dnaJ 50, with protein sequence MAPPATERWCWTLIIVLLSLFVRSSTAIYCGEDDCYALLGVAQDANASDIKRSYYKLSLEHHPDKNPDPESKKLFVKIATAYEILKDNETRAQYDYAIEHPSEVFYNTAQYYRAKYGHKSDPRAVLIGLLVVLSAFQYLNNVARYNEALATVKRTPAYKNRLKALELERTGGLSSKKKGPKQIDQKLQEELSNELDLQIKGAEKPSVWDLLGVRFVLLPYTIIKLLVWYSSWVWRYKVKKAPYSFEDASYLTRRSLGVPLDAWTNLDEYKKEDLVQRRLWEKQNLENYYAEMRKESKRRR encoded by the exons ATGGCGCCGCCGGCAACGGAGCGGTGGTGCTGGACATTGATTATCGTGTTGCTTTCTCTGTTCGTCCGATCTTCGACGGCCATTTATTGCGGCGAAGATGATTGCTATGCTCTCCTCGG AGTGGCTCAAGATGCAAACGCATCGGATATAAAGAGATCTTACTACAAGCTTTCTCTCGAACA TCATCCAGATAAGAATCCCGATCCTGAATCCAAGAAGCTCTTTGTCAAAATCGCCACTGCTTACGAG ATTTTGAAAGATAACGAGACCCGTGCACAGTATGATTATGCAATTGAGCATCCAAGTGAG GTATTTTACAACACTGCTCAATACTACCGAGCCAAATATGGACATAAGTCG GATCCTCGTGCTGTTCTTATTGGTCTACTAGTAGTTTTGTCTGCGTTTCAGTATCTGAACAACGTTGCTAGGTATAATGAG GCTTTGGCAACAGTTAAACGAACTCCTGCTTACAAAAACAGGCTCAAGGCCTTAGAACTCGAACGCACTGGTGGATTGTCTAGCAAGAAGAAGGGTCCGAAGCAGATCGACCA GAAACTACAGGAAGAGCTAAGCAATGAACTCGACCTACAAATCAAAGGAGCTGAAAAACCGTCAGTCTGGGATCTTCTCGGTGTTCGATTTGTTCTCCTACCTTACACTATCATCAAG CTTCTAGTTTGGTACAGCAGTTGGGTATGGAGATATAAGGTTAAGAAAGCTCCTTATTCATTTGAAGACGCATCTTACCTAACCCGAAGATCACTTGGGGTGCCTCTCGACGCATGGACTAATCTCG ATGAATATAAGAAGGAAGATCTGGTGCAGAGAAGGCTATGGGAGAAGCAGAACCTTGAGAACTACTATGCAGAGATGCGTAAAGAATCAAAGCGGAGAAGATAG